GGTCGATCGCGCCTACTTCGATCTGGAACCACGGGGCGGTGTCATGATCGTCCGCTCGAAAGTTGTGGAAGCGCTGTACCTCACTCAACCCGAGGTCGACCTGCGGAAGGCGAACAAGGAGTGGCCCGCGTGAGCGTGCAGCAGGCGGGACTGGGCTGGGAGGAGTTCACGACACAACTGGCGCGTGCCATTCGTGAACTTCCGGATCGAGGATTCCTCGTCGTCCAGGACGGAGCGACTCATGCCTATGTGCAGTTCGCGGCCGACCACGACGCAGTCGCAGCGGAGTGCACCAGTAACAGCAATCAACAACTCACTCACCCTGCCGACGACAACGGTGAGCAGCTGCTCGCAGAATCAGGTTGGACGCTGTACGCCGATGCCCAGCCGAACTGGACGTTTCGCCTCGACCTTCCGGCGATCACAGCACGGTTCGACCAGCTCGCGCACAGCTGTGTCGTCGCGTTGCGCGATGTGTACGGAACCTCGACCCCCGAGCAACTCAGCTACACCGCATGGCGTGAGCCCGAAGTCATGCACTCAGGCCGGACCTACACCGACGAGGAGATCTCTTCCCTCGATGCGGGGCAGAACCCCCTGCCGGTCGAGAGCCTCACCATCCCGATGACGCGTAGGTGACGAAGTCGTCCCGAAGTCGGTGTCGTTCAACACTGAAGGTCTGAGC
This is a stretch of genomic DNA from Yimella lutea. It encodes these proteins:
- a CDS encoding TY-Chap domain-containing protein; this translates as MSVQQAGLGWEEFTTQLARAIRELPDRGFLVVQDGATHAYVQFAADHDAVAAECTSNSNQQLTHPADDNGEQLLAESGWTLYADAQPNWTFRLDLPAITARFDQLAHSCVVALRDVYGTSTPEQLSYTAWREPEVMHSGRTYTDEEISSLDAGQNPLPVESLTIPMTRR